A region of Sulfurovum sp. DNA encodes the following proteins:
- a CDS encoding UDP-N-acetylmuramoyl-tripeptide--D-alanyl-D-alanine ligase — translation MQTLNLISYFIFLLAMGYYVITNLQWYSYKLERVLFHHTKGWWHFAYFLVPYGFYMLMNNATNYAFVVVFVYVGILYGWYRGLDKPLVWTERVKRFYVIMVFFGFFIAFAFGHFGVIIPIFLTYFITGFIEKILFNSFRKKAQIKLKSMENLIVVGITASYGKTSIKNFVAHLLSAKYNTYATPRSVNTLGGVIKDINDDLPPNTEIYVVEMGARGEGDIAEISTFVSPHYVIVGKIGPAHIEYFKSMENIRNTKMEIMQTKQLKEAYIHESAMVEPEHKHVHIYGTGEMIQENVSLSMPEFIISDVEATLEGTGFTLGDTCYTASILGAFNAMNLAAAVLLAKEMGLDNMTIQKQLSTLKAVNHRLQRIDAGGKVILDDSFNGNIDGMMAAFDLAASYKGRKIVITPGLIEADNTLNELVAKRVNEVFDIVVVTGDLNYTIFKQLVDPVKLVKLESKAKMEEMLVEQTRVGDLILFANDAPSFV, via the coding sequence ATGCAGACACTAAACCTCATAAGCTATTTTATTTTTCTACTTGCAATGGGGTATTATGTTATTACCAATCTTCAATGGTACAGTTACAAACTTGAGCGTGTACTTTTTCACCATACCAAGGGATGGTGGCACTTTGCCTATTTTTTAGTCCCTTATGGGTTTTATATGCTGATGAACAATGCTACCAATTATGCCTTTGTAGTTGTTTTTGTCTATGTGGGGATTCTTTATGGCTGGTACAGAGGTCTTGATAAGCCACTGGTATGGACAGAACGGGTAAAACGTTTCTATGTGATAATGGTATTTTTTGGGTTCTTCATTGCGTTTGCATTTGGGCACTTTGGGGTGATTATTCCAATTTTTCTTACCTATTTTATCACTGGTTTTATTGAAAAGATACTTTTTAATAGTTTTAGGAAAAAGGCACAGATAAAACTTAAAAGCATGGAGAATCTAATAGTGGTGGGCATCACTGCCAGCTATGGAAAGACTAGTATTAAGAACTTTGTCGCCCATCTGCTTAGTGCTAAGTACAATACCTATGCGACCCCGCGTTCAGTCAATACCCTTGGTGGAGTAATAAAGGATATCAATGATGACTTGCCACCTAACACAGAAATTTATGTGGTTGAGATGGGTGCTAGAGGAGAGGGGGATATTGCAGAAATATCTACTTTTGTTAGTCCACACTATGTCATTGTAGGCAAGATAGGTCCTGCACATATTGAATATTTTAAAAGTATGGAGAATATTCGAAATACCAAGATGGAAATAATGCAGACAAAGCAACTTAAAGAGGCATACATACATGAAAGTGCGATGGTTGAACCCGAGCATAAACATGTACATATCTATGGTACGGGAGAGATGATCCAAGAGAATGTCAGTTTATCTATGCCGGAGTTTATCATCAGTGACGTAGAGGCAACACTGGAGGGAACAGGTTTTACTCTAGGTGATACCTGCTATACGGCAAGTATTCTTGGTGCTTTCAATGCTATGAACCTTGCTGCTGCTGTACTGTTAGCCAAAGAGATGGGACTTGACAACATGACCATTCAAAAACAACTGAGTACACTCAAAGCAGTTAACCATCGTCTCCAGCGTATTGATGCAGGTGGTAAAGTGATTCTTGATGATAGCTTTAATGGTAATATCGATGGAATGATGGCAGCGTTTGACCTGGCAGCCAGCTACAAAGGACGAAAAATAGTTATTACACCTGGCTTAATCGAGGCAGACAATACGCTTAATGAGCTGGTTGCTAAACGTGTCAATGAGGTTTTTGATATAGTTGTTGTTACTGGTGACCTAAATTATACTATCTTTAAACAGCTTGTTGATCCTGTTAAGCTAGTGAAGCTTGAGAGTAAGGCAAAGATGGAG
- the cysS gene encoding cysteine--tRNA ligase — protein sequence MQLFDSITKTKCHFEPIVPGEVSIYVCGPTVYDDAHLGHARSALAFDLLSRTLNTLGYKVTMGKNFTDIDDKIIQKVIETGKSMKEVTQYYIDRYLTEMAALGVQRADIEPRATTSLDAIKKMIQTLIDKGYAYIVGSGDIYFDTSKDTRYGKLSRKVAHDDNTLSRIEHNSEKRNLKDFALWKACKDKEDICFDSPFSLGRPGWHIECSAMIETHFNSTDDYSIDIHGGGADLLFPHHENEAAQSRCATGRELAKYWMHNGFVQIDGEKMSKSLGNSFFLKDALKIYDGEVLRYYLNSIHYRNDFNFNEEDLQSTKKRLDKLYRLKKRLLPSKASVVNKVFKQALLDAMSDDLNISVALSIIDEMITQTNDKLDENPKEKILKEETIANIDFIEKLLGFGGKDPYRYFQIGVDEPLKEKIETLLAKRIEAKKAKDFATSDAIRSELAKMGIAIMDTPKNTIWERVQ from the coding sequence ATGCAACTCTTTGACAGCATTACTAAAACCAAATGTCATTTTGAGCCTATTGTTCCAGGAGAGGTTAGCATTTATGTCTGTGGACCAACTGTTTATGATGATGCCCATCTTGGGCATGCTAGGAGTGCACTTGCTTTTGACCTTCTCTCTCGTACACTCAATACCCTTGGCTATAAAGTTACAATGGGTAAAAATTTTACCGATATCGATGATAAAATTATTCAAAAGGTCATAGAAACTGGTAAAAGCATGAAAGAGGTTACCCAATACTATATTGACCGTTATCTAACAGAGATGGCGGCTTTAGGTGTACAGCGTGCCGATATTGAGCCTAGGGCAACTACGTCATTGGATGCCATAAAAAAAATGATACAAACTCTTATCGACAAGGGGTATGCCTATATAGTTGGTAGTGGTGATATCTACTTTGATACATCTAAAGATACTCGTTATGGAAAGCTTTCTCGCAAGGTAGCTCACGATGACAATACATTAAGCCGTATTGAACACAATAGTGAAAAGCGAAACCTCAAAGACTTTGCTCTTTGGAAAGCGTGTAAAGATAAAGAGGATATCTGCTTTGACTCCCCATTCTCTCTTGGTCGCCCAGGCTGGCACATTGAGTGCTCAGCAATGATCGAAACACATTTTAATAGTACTGATGACTATAGTATCGATATTCATGGGGGTGGTGCTGACCTACTCTTTCCTCACCATGAAAATGAAGCAGCACAGAGTCGTTGTGCTACTGGACGTGAACTTGCTAAATACTGGATGCATAATGGTTTTGTGCAGATTGATGGTGAAAAGATGAGCAAAAGCCTTGGTAACTCCTTCTTTCTTAAAGATGCCCTTAAAATCTATGATGGCGAAGTACTGCGTTATTATCTTAACTCAATACACTACAGAAATGATTTCAATTTTAACGAAGAAGATCTCCAAAGTACCAAGAAGCGTCTAGATAAACTCTATCGCCTAAAAAAACGTCTACTTCCAAGCAAAGCCTCTGTGGTCAATAAAGTATTTAAACAAGCACTTCTTGATGCCATGAGTGATGACCTCAATATCTCTGTGGCACTCTCTATTATTGATGAGATGATTACGCAAACCAATGATAAACTTGATGAAAACCCTAAAGAGAAGATACTCAAAGAAGAGACCATTGCCAATATTGACTTTATTGAAAAACTACTTGGTTTTGGAGGAAAGGACCCCTATCGATACTTTCAAATTGGTGTCGATGAACCCCTTAAAGAGAAGATAGAAACATTGCTTGCAAAACGCATAGAAGCTAAAAAAGCTAAAGATTTTGCTACCTCAGATGCTATACGCAGTGAGCTTGCCAAAATGGGTATTGCTATTATGGATACCCCAAAAAATACAATATGGGAGAGAGTACAATGA
- a CDS encoding cytochrome c3 family protein, with protein MKIHMLILGLMIAVLMAGCGSSDKNDSFGTSSSNYVLTAGKSSSNYVLTAWNDLGMHCMDGNDFSVFSILPPYNNLHAQLKKKNGDLVTRGVTITFESTTGTDGKINTSSSTKTNFWNFSNKLFPNSNLTADTGLTGTKTASRGPQALTFNATHGWWEAEGIPITPYNDDGSKNYYPLVKVVAKDTRGNILATTKTVLPVSDELDCKRCHASNSTLNDARPTKGWVNNANPEKDFKLNILRLHDQKIPNAVSNNIGLLRKKGYNYHTRGLEATANNGTPVLCAACHKSNALPNVGIGFEPGVNIKAFTAAIHAKHALVKDPTNHNMLLGDSQNRNACYACHPGSQTKCLRGAMGDAKDGNGNNAMQCQSCHGDMHAVGDRTRKGWLDVPNCQACHHTNANGNPVRETSAVLTNGTLRAVVNSKFATMPNTPTQGVSLYRFSKGHGNLQCEACHGSPHAIYPAHNADNLLSKGIQGHAGTIGECTACHASVPNTVKGGPHGMHPVGQNWVRRHEDAAERNVAQCKVCHGQNYRGTVLSKTWTARSFSTEWGQKNFSKGHKISCYDCHNGPEVDNDDHELQ; from the coding sequence ATGAAAATACATATGCTGATTTTAGGACTAATGATTGCTGTTTTGATGGCTGGATGCGGAAGTAGCGATAAGAATGACTCATTTGGTACATCTTCATCTAACTATGTCTTAACTGCTGGTAAATCTTCATCTAACTATGTCTTAACTGCGTGGAATGATTTGGGTATGCACTGCATGGATGGAAATGACTTTTCAGTATTTTCTATTTTGCCTCCCTACAACAATCTACACGCTCAACTAAAAAAGAAAAATGGAGATCTCGTTACTAGGGGCGTGACCATTACTTTTGAATCTACCACAGGTACTGATGGCAAGATCAATACCAGCAGTAGTACCAAAACAAACTTTTGGAACTTTAGCAATAAGCTATTTCCAAATTCTAACTTGACAGCAGATACAGGACTTACTGGCACCAAAACAGCAAGCAGGGGACCTCAGGCACTTACTTTTAATGCTACACATGGCTGGTGGGAGGCAGAAGGTATTCCTATAACTCCATATAATGATGATGGAAGTAAAAATTACTATCCGCTGGTTAAAGTTGTAGCAAAAGATACACGAGGCAATATACTCGCAACCACCAAGACCGTACTTCCTGTGAGTGATGAACTCGATTGCAAACGTTGTCATGCCAGCAACAGTACACTTAATGATGCAAGACCCACAAAAGGGTGGGTGAATAATGCCAATCCAGAAAAGGATTTTAAGTTAAATATTCTACGTCTACACGACCAGAAGATACCAAATGCTGTATCGAACAATATTGGTTTGCTTCGAAAAAAAGGGTATAACTATCATACTAGAGGACTTGAAGCAACTGCCAATAATGGTACACCAGTTCTTTGTGCAGCATGTCACAAATCAAATGCATTGCCTAATGTTGGTATTGGGTTTGAACCTGGTGTAAATATTAAAGCCTTTACTGCTGCTATTCATGCCAAGCATGCATTGGTTAAGGATCCTACCAATCACAACATGTTACTTGGTGATAGTCAAAATCGAAATGCCTGTTATGCTTGCCATCCAGGCTCTCAGACCAAATGTCTCAGGGGTGCAATGGGTGATGCTAAAGATGGTAACGGAAATAATGCTATGCAGTGTCAAAGTTGTCATGGGGATATGCATGCGGTAGGTGATCGTACCAGAAAAGGATGGCTAGATGTACCAAACTGTCAAGCGTGTCACCACACTAATGCTAATGGTAATCCTGTTAGAGAAACCTCTGCAGTACTTACCAATGGCACACTTAGGGCTGTAGTCAACAGTAAGTTTGCAACTATGCCAAACACCCCTACACAAGGAGTTAGCCTCTATCGTTTCAGTAAAGGGCACGGCAACTTGCAGTGTGAAGCATGTCATGGATCGCCTCATGCAATCTATCCGGCACATAATGCGGACAACCTATTAAGTAAAGGTATTCAAGGGCATGCGGGTACTATTGGTGAGTGCACTGCTTGTCATGCCAGTGTGCCTAATACCGTCAAAGGAGGACCGCATGGTATGCATCCTGTAGGACAAAACTGGGTTAGGCGTCATGAAGATGCTGCAGAAAGAAATGTGGCACAGTGCAAAGTATGTCATGGTCAGAACTATCGAGGTACGGTACTCTCCAAGACATGGACAGCACGCTCTTTCTCAACCGAATGGGGTCAAAAGAATTTTTCAAAAGGTCATAAGATTAGTTGCTATGATTGCCATAATGGTCCAGAAGTTGATAATGATGACCATGAGCTCCAATGA
- a CDS encoding quinone-dependent dihydroorotate dehydrogenase has protein sequence MSLLNYETFKKILFKLDPETAHTFVGFGLQGIQYFPPIMRYFSKKFFVRDPMLAQVFFGHTFCNPVGLGAGFDKNGQYITAISAMGFGFTEIGTVTPKPQEGNSKPRLFRLIKDRSIQNAMGFNNYGMDYMLQRLNKLCFFDYPVGINIGKNRITSEGKALKDYEILFHKFKDHGDYIVINISSPNTPKLRNLQNEQFVKDIFTMAKHITSQPVLLKISPDMTPEDAVALCNTAVEAGAAGIIATNTTTDYSLTSSAKEFGGISGALLAQKSYELFRAIGKELHDKTLLISVGGIDSAEEAYKRIKAGASLVQVYSMFIYQGPALIKEINEGLIALLKEDGYNHIDEAIGSEWR, from the coding sequence TTGTCACTTTTAAACTACGAAACTTTTAAAAAAATTCTCTTTAAGCTTGACCCTGAAACCGCGCACACCTTTGTGGGTTTTGGGCTACAAGGCATACAATATTTTCCACCTATTATGCGATATTTTTCAAAGAAATTTTTTGTCCGTGATCCTATGCTCGCACAAGTATTTTTTGGGCATACCTTTTGTAACCCTGTAGGGCTTGGTGCAGGATTTGATAAGAATGGACAGTACATTACTGCCATATCAGCTATGGGGTTTGGTTTCACTGAGATTGGTACCGTGACACCCAAACCACAAGAGGGAAACTCTAAACCAAGGCTCTTCCGTCTCATTAAAGATCGTTCTATTCAAAATGCCATGGGATTCAACAACTACGGCATGGACTATATGCTTCAACGGCTTAACAAGCTCTGCTTCTTTGACTACCCTGTCGGTATCAATATTGGTAAAAATAGAATTACTTCCGAAGGGAAAGCGCTTAAAGATTACGAAATACTTTTTCATAAATTTAAGGATCATGGTGATTATATTGTCATCAATATCTCCTCACCCAATACACCTAAACTAAGAAACTTACAAAATGAGCAATTTGTTAAAGATATTTTCACTATGGCAAAACATATCACCAGTCAGCCTGTTTTACTCAAGATTTCACCAGATATGACCCCAGAAGATGCTGTTGCCTTATGTAATACTGCTGTTGAAGCGGGTGCTGCAGGCATTATTGCCACCAACACTACCACAGACTACTCCCTGACTTCATCTGCCAAAGAGTTTGGTGGTATCAGTGGTGCATTGCTGGCTCAAAAAAGTTATGAGCTCTTTAGGGCTATTGGCAAGGAACTACATGACAAGACTTTACTTATTTCTGTAGGTGGTATTGACTCTGCAGAGGAAGCATACAAACGCATCAAAGCAGGTGCTTCTCTGGTACAGGTCTATAGTATGTTTATCTATCAAGGTCCTGCTCTTATTAAAGAGATAAATGAAGGTCTCATTGCACTACTGAAAGAAGATGGCTACAATCATATTGATGAAGCAATAGGTAGTGAATGGCGATAG
- the ruvA gene encoding Holliday junction branch migration protein RuvA has translation MIVGIEGVVERKDPTYLHMNVNGLIYEVYVSINTSNAVNDNKVRLHVTQIIREDTNALYGFKEINEKKMFDTLIKINGVGPKVGLAVCSTFTPETFAKVVASKDVGMLKRVPGIGPKAASRILVELADFIIDIDHKTDSISSAMGEAVMALESLGFKKEAIQKALSGIGGDTVTMVKEGLKKLQRL, from the coding sequence ATGATTGTAGGTATAGAGGGAGTCGTGGAACGAAAAGATCCAACCTATTTACACATGAATGTTAATGGACTTATCTATGAGGTGTATGTTTCTATCAATACCTCAAATGCCGTCAATGACAACAAGGTAAGACTCCATGTAACACAGATTATTCGTGAAGATACCAATGCACTGTATGGATTCAAAGAGATAAATGAGAAAAAGATGTTCGATACACTCATCAAGATTAATGGGGTGGGACCCAAGGTGGGATTGGCTGTTTGTTCGACTTTTACACCAGAGACTTTTGCTAAAGTGGTGGCAAGCAAAGATGTTGGTATGCTCAAACGGGTTCCAGGCATTGGTCCCAAGGCAGCAAGTCGTATATTGGTAGAGTTGGCAGATTTTATTATTGATATCGATCACAAAACAGACAGCATCAGTAGTGCAATGGGTGAAGCAGTGATGGCACTTGAGAGTCTTGGTTTCAAAAAAGAGGCAATACAAAAAGCACTTTCTGGTATTGGTGGCGACACAGTAACCATGGTTAAAGAGGGACTCAAGAAACTACAACGATTATAA
- a CDS encoding aminoacetone oxidase family FAD-binding enzyme, translating to MKQPILIIGGGASALMLASLLPKCSAIVVDANPNLGAKIDISGGGKCNITNEKMDASFFLGDWNFITSVLECFDQKRLLQWLQQRGLEPVLRKKGQYFCPHTSKELLGILLKESQKQKFFANEQVIEVCKKGEMFDVKTNRRSIKVAYVIVASGGLSFPRLGASGIGYEIAEYFGHTIQKTAPALVGFTVQKEQFFFKELSGVSTEVVIDVNGNSCQGSLLFTHKGISGPAVLDASLYWEKGKISIDFLPKFDWGKLKQSKKQLTSLLPLPKRVTKAFLSQWGLQDISGSAISLEMLQQLQTLHRYTFAPAGSFGYSKAEVTKGGVLTSEIDAKTMQSQKQQGLFFIGEVLDVTGRLGGYNFQWAFSSAYVCAKALMFQNTLIK from the coding sequence ATGAAACAACCAATACTCATCATAGGTGGAGGAGCAAGTGCATTGATGCTCGCCTCTTTGCTTCCAAAATGTAGTGCCATTGTAGTGGATGCCAATCCAAATTTGGGCGCAAAAATAGATATTTCTGGAGGGGGAAAGTGCAATATTACTAATGAGAAGATGGATGCCTCTTTCTTTTTGGGAGATTGGAATTTCATCACCTCGGTCTTGGAATGTTTTGACCAAAAGAGGTTGCTTCAGTGGTTACAGCAACGAGGGCTAGAACCTGTTTTAAGAAAGAAGGGTCAGTATTTCTGTCCACATACCTCAAAAGAGCTTTTAGGCATACTGCTCAAGGAGAGTCAAAAGCAGAAGTTCTTTGCCAATGAACAGGTCATAGAGGTATGCAAAAAAGGTGAGATGTTTGATGTTAAAACCAACCGTAGAAGTATCAAAGTGGCTTATGTCATTGTTGCTTCTGGGGGGCTGAGCTTTCCAAGGCTCGGTGCCAGTGGGATTGGTTATGAGATTGCTGAGTATTTTGGACACACTATACAGAAGACTGCACCCGCACTGGTGGGGTTTACCGTACAAAAAGAGCAGTTTTTCTTTAAAGAACTGAGTGGTGTTTCGACGGAGGTGGTCATTGATGTCAATGGAAACAGCTGTCAAGGCTCACTACTTTTTACCCATAAAGGCATCAGTGGACCAGCAGTGCTTGATGCTTCACTTTACTGGGAAAAAGGAAAGATTAGTATTGATTTTTTACCCAAATTTGATTGGGGAAAATTAAAACAGAGTAAAAAACAGCTCACCTCTTTACTGCCTTTGCCTAAACGTGTTACGAAAGCATTTTTATCACAATGGGGATTACAAGATATATCTGGAAGTGCCATCTCTTTAGAGATGTTACAGCAACTACAGACACTTCACCGGTATACATTTGCTCCAGCAGGTAGTTTTGGCTACAGTAAAGCCGAGGTAACCAAGGGTGGTGTATTGACAAGTGAGATTGATGCAAAAACCATGCAGAGCCAAAAACAACAAGGACTCTTTTTTATTGGTGAGGTGTTAGATGTAACGGGACGTCTTGGAGGTTACAACTTTCAGTGGGCATTTTCAAGTGCATATGTGTGTGCCAAAGCGTTAATGTTTCAAAATACATTGATCAAATAG
- a CDS encoding murein L,D-transpeptidase gives MPEKNTTLSSSKNTHITVKKKIDPKYIHIPLKKHLKAMGGKKGNPIYIRIFKSEAVLEIWMKVKDDYVHFEDYPICAYSGDLGPKIKEGDRQSPEGFYRVYKNNLNPYSRYHLSFNLGYPNPYDRARHRTGSYLMVHGDCRSVGCYAMTDTQIEDIYGLVKAALKAGQNYVPVHIFPFRMNDETMAKYSNHTWYDFWVKLKEGYDYFEAERRPPYVDIDNGDYVVLEAKE, from the coding sequence TTGCCAGAAAAAAATACAACACTCTCTTCGTCAAAGAATACACATATAACAGTGAAGAAAAAAATAGACCCCAAGTATATTCATATACCATTAAAGAAACACCTTAAAGCCATGGGCGGTAAAAAGGGTAATCCCATCTATATCCGTATTTTTAAAAGTGAGGCAGTGTTAGAGATTTGGATGAAGGTGAAAGACGACTATGTACACTTTGAAGATTATCCTATCTGCGCTTATTCGGGAGACCTTGGACCCAAAATAAAAGAGGGAGACCGGCAATCACCTGAAGGGTTCTACCGCGTTTATAAAAATAATCTCAATCCATACAGTAGATATCATTTGTCATTTAATCTTGGATACCCCAATCCTTACGATCGTGCTCGGCATCGTACAGGATCATACCTTATGGTACATGGAGACTGTCGTTCTGTCGGTTGTTATGCAATGACAGATACGCAGATAGAAGATATATATGGACTGGTTAAAGCAGCACTTAAAGCAGGACAAAATTATGTTCCGGTACATATTTTTCCTTTTCGTATGAATGATGAGACAATGGCAAAATACAGTAATCATACTTGGTATGACTTTTGGGTAAAACTTAAAGAGGGGTATGACTATTTTGAGGCTGAAAGGCGTCCCCCTTATGTGGATATAGATAATGGTGATTATGTAGTCTTAGAAGCAAAGGAGTAG
- a CDS encoding alpha/beta hydrolase — protein MASKEIEYSNNTFSLSYELVNPSQERAVLILHGWGSNKEIMKQAFGKLLPDCKHIYLDMPGFGKSSNDTILRTGDYMQIVRLFLETLSVVPQIIMGHSFGGKVATLLDPPCLVLLSSSGVLIPKPFFVRLKITLTKMFKAVGIGRFGKIFSSKDVDGMSHEMYETFKNVVNEQFEEHFLKVNGKVLLFWGKSDTATPIWTAEKIVQIIPGATLYPLEGDHYFFLQHAPFIAQTVLDQYKDNHSCRH, from the coding sequence ATGGCATCTAAAGAGATAGAATATAGCAATAATACTTTTAGTCTTTCTTATGAATTAGTCAATCCCTCACAAGAGAGAGCAGTACTTATTTTGCATGGTTGGGGAAGCAATAAGGAGATTATGAAGCAGGCATTTGGGAAACTTCTGCCTGATTGTAAGCATATTTATCTAGATATGCCCGGTTTTGGCAAGAGCAGCAATGATACAATACTTCGGACAGGTGATTATATGCAGATTGTACGACTATTTTTAGAAACACTATCTGTCGTACCCCAAATTATTATGGGGCACTCTTTTGGCGGTAAGGTGGCTACACTGCTTGATCCTCCCTGTCTGGTACTGCTCTCTTCTTCTGGAGTATTGATACCAAAACCATTTTTTGTTCGCCTGAAAATTACTTTGACAAAAATGTTTAAGGCAGTGGGTATTGGTAGATTTGGTAAGATATTTTCCTCTAAAGATGTTGATGGAATGAGCCATGAGATGTATGAAACTTTTAAAAATGTAGTGAATGAACAATTTGAAGAACACTTTTTAAAGGTAAATGGTAAAGTACTACTCTTTTGGGGCAAATCTGATACGGCTACTCCAATTTGGACAGCAGAGAAGATTGTGCAGATAATCCCTGGTGCCACACTTTATCCACTAGAAGGTGACCACTACTTTTTTTTACAGCATGCACCCTTTATTGCACAGACTGTTTTAGATCAGTATAAGGATAATCACTCATGCAGACACTAA
- the murJ gene encoding murein biosynthesis integral membrane protein MurJ — translation MRLRSIFTNSFGILLSRITGLGRDVLMASALGASVWSDMFFVAFKLPNLFRRIFAEGAFTQAFMPSFIASKHKGVFATFIFVRFVLFLILFSLIIMLFPEPMTKLLAWGWCWHSIEQAAPLTAINFWYLDLIFVVTFLSTLLQYKEHFATTAMSTALLNISMIFALWIYMKEDPRTIVYAVSFAVLFGGVLQIGVHLVTLHHFKLDRLLLAGWKYRNKKDVQEEERHFKSLFLPGIIGNSTPQISAFFDTMLATFLMTGSVSFLFYANRIFQLPLAVIAIATATVLFPSVSKALKSGQEEKAYAGLTQAFWLLAFLLGIAMIGGILLAEPIIWLLFERGEFTRTETLQTVFVLQMYMVGLLPFGLAKLFSLFLYASHRHKKAAKISIYSLIASIATSLVLIHPMGAAGLALAGSIGGWVLFLFTIQEVGLKRFKRVIIDKRLFYFILFMLLFALLFYFVNNWLLFYIR, via the coding sequence ATGCGCCTACGATCTATCTTTACGAACAGCTTTGGTATCCTTCTCTCCCGCATCACTGGCTTAGGGCGCGATGTGCTTATGGCATCTGCATTAGGAGCTTCAGTTTGGTCAGATATGTTCTTTGTCGCCTTTAAACTACCCAATCTTTTCAGGCGAATCTTTGCTGAAGGTGCCTTTACTCAAGCCTTTATGCCCTCTTTTATTGCATCTAAACACAAAGGGGTTTTTGCTACTTTTATCTTTGTACGTTTTGTACTTTTTCTTATCTTATTTTCATTAATTATTATGCTTTTCCCCGAGCCTATGACCAAGTTGCTCGCGTGGGGATGGTGTTGGCACTCTATTGAACAAGCTGCACCATTGACGGCAATTAACTTTTGGTATCTTGATCTTATCTTTGTTGTCACTTTTTTGTCAACCTTACTACAGTACAAAGAGCATTTTGCCACAACTGCCATGTCAACAGCACTACTAAATATTTCAATGATTTTTGCACTTTGGATCTATATGAAAGAGGATCCTCGGACTATTGTCTACGCAGTCAGTTTTGCTGTACTTTTTGGAGGAGTGTTGCAAATAGGAGTACACCTTGTCACCCTGCACCACTTTAAACTTGATCGCCTCTTGCTCGCTGGATGGAAATACCGTAATAAAAAAGATGTTCAAGAAGAGGAGAGGCACTTCAAATCACTTTTTTTACCAGGAATCATCGGCAACTCTACACCACAAATCTCTGCTTTTTTTGACACCATGCTTGCCACTTTCTTAATGACAGGGTCAGTCTCTTTTCTCTTCTATGCCAACCGTATTTTTCAGCTACCGCTTGCCGTCATCGCTATTGCCACAGCAACCGTACTGTTTCCTTCTGTTTCAAAGGCACTCAAGAGTGGCCAAGAAGAAAAAGCTTATGCTGGTCTAACACAAGCATTTTGGCTTTTGGCATTCTTGCTTGGTATTGCAATGATTGGAGGCATATTATTGGCAGAACCTATCATCTGGTTATTGTTTGAGCGGGGAGAATTTACCCGCACAGAGACACTACAAACTGTTTTTGTACTTCAGATGTACATGGTAGGGTTGCTTCCTTTTGGACTAGCAAAACTCTTCTCACTTTTTCTCTACGCTTCTCATAGGCACAAAAAAGCAGCAAAGATTTCTATCTATTCGCTTATCGCCTCTATTGCCACTTCTCTAGTATTAATACACCCCATGGGTGCAGCTGGTTTAGCACTAGCAGGCAGTATTGGAGGATGGGTACTATTTTTATTTACTATTCAAGAGGTGGGGCTAAAAAGATTTAAAAGAGTGATTATCGATAAGCGATTATTTTATTTTATTTTATTTATGCTTCTCTTTGCTCTTTTATTCTATTTTGTGAACAATTGGCTACTTTTTTATATACGCTAA